A section of the Primulina eburnea isolate SZY01 chromosome 1, ASM2296580v1, whole genome shotgun sequence genome encodes:
- the LOC140831170 gene encoding uncharacterized protein At1g03900-like produces MSYEDDDDEVFEHTLLVVREVSVFKIPPRPSSGGYKCGEWLQSDKIWSGRLRVVSCKNRCEIRLEDPNSAELFAACFVNPGQREKAVESVLDSSRYFVLMIEDGGGKHAFIGLGFNERNEAFDFNVALSDHEKYVKREGDELGSGGGSGEGAEEGNIDIHPAVHRLKEGETIRINVKNKPSGGTGMLSAAGLSGAVTGTGKSKTLVLSPPPSGAGKLRSPLPPPPNDPVAAARMASASHMSSLKGSKDNARDSNDPLSDFSNLEKSLPSAADPGSTRTSATGWAAF; encoded by the exons ATGTCGTACGAGGATGATGATGACGAGGTCTTCGAGCACACCCTCCTCGTTGTCCGCGAAGTCTCCGTCTTCAAGATCCCTCCCCGACCCTCCAGCGGTGGCTACAAGTGCGGCGAGTGGCTGCAGTCCGATAAGATCTGGTCGGGTCGTCTCCGCGTCGTTTCCTGTAAAAATCGATGTGAGATCCGGCTTGAGGATCCGAATTCCGCTGAGTTATTCGCCGCCTGCTTCGTGAATCCGGGGCAGAGGGAGAAAGCGGTTGAATCGGTGCTGGATTCGTCCCGatattttgttttgatgatcGAGGATGGGGGTGGGAAGCATGCCTTCataggtttagggtttaatGAGAGGAACGAAGCGTTTGATTTCAATGTCGCGTTGTCGGATCATGAGAAATACGTGAAGAGGGAAGGGGATGAGCTTGGGAGCGGTGGTGGTAGTGGGGAAGGGGCTGAGGAGgggaatattgatattcatcCCGCCGTTCACAGATTGAAG GAAGGTGAAACAATTCGAATAAACGTGAAAAATAAGCCATCCGGTGGAACGGGCATGCTTTCTGCCGCAGGATTGTCTGGAGCAGTTACTGGAACTGGAAAATCTAAAACTCTTGTTCTTTCTCCCCCGCCCAGTGGAGCTGGGAAACTTAGGTCTCCTCTTCCTCCACCACCTAATGATCCTGTTGCTGCTGCTAGGATGGCATCTGCCAGTCACATGTCTTCTCTGAAGGGAAGCAAGGACAATGCGAGGGATTCAAATGATCCTCTATCAGATTTCTCTAATCTTGAG AAAAGCCTCCCTTCCGCGGCTGATCCAGGGTCTACAAGAACATCTGCAACCGGCTGGGCAGCATTTTGA
- the LOC140812519 gene encoding H/ACA ribonucleoprotein complex subunit 3-like protein has product MYLQFYINENGDKVYTTKKESPLGLATQSAHPARFSPDDKYARQRVLLKKRFGLLPTQHPPPKY; this is encoded by the exons ATGTATCTCCAATTTTACATCAATGAAAACGGCGACAAAGTTTACACAACAAAG AAGGAGTCGCCTTTAGGTTTGGCTACACAATCTGCTCATCCTG CACGTTTCTCTCCTGATGACAAATACGCAAGACAGAGGGTTCTTCTGAAGAAACGCTTCGGTTTGCTACCAACACAACACCCACCTCCTAAATACTGA